In the Zingiber officinale cultivar Zhangliang chromosome 5A, Zo_v1.1, whole genome shotgun sequence genome, TAGAGAGAGAAGAAAGACATGTAAATATAATGAAAGAAAATGATATTTTTGAAAGTTGGTGTGTAATTTGATAGTTTCAAaagtaatttaaatattttttaaaaaataattgtgtCCTTCCATAATTGCTTATAAATAAAGCCTATCGCCTCGATGAAAGCATTGATTTCATTAATTGTATGCCGTTGTCTTAATCAAATAAGTACATTTTAttgataattattaattttttatttctttaaattgCTAGTGCAAATTATTGAAGATcgtggttttttttaaaaataggatAATTAGTGTGAGATTTTTTTCCTAATATTATCACTTTAATGCTGGTCTAATTATTATCACAGTGAGGTGGTAAAATATTTAagagaattaataaaaaaaattaaagtttgaatCACCACAAATATTGTTgtagaattatataataaaaattaaaacagcGTCTCAAATTAAATCTATCAGATATTTTATCTCGATCTATTCATATAATACTATTGTAGTATTATATAACTACTTAATACTTTCTATATGTTACAGGCTTACAGCTCTTGGATAGTCGCTACAATTATTTTTAAacgattttaataaatttaaaattaatttgaataaaatttaaataattttaattaagttgataaaaatattttgatataatattattcagattttatgatttaaaatttaagtgtttagtgaaataattaattttttatattttactaATAGACTTTTATACGATTTATAACAGTTATCAAATagtttttatatataataattatcgAGTAATTTCTACACATTAAGATTaatattaaatcttaaaattttaaatcctgaatcaaattttgaacattaaaatagttaatttttcacaTTAAATATCTATCAAGTAATTTTTATACGTTGTAGTAGTTATCAGTACTGTGAGTAAatcatatatattaaaatattgaattctaaatcataattttgaacaccattatatcaaaatatctttaccaatttaattaaaattatttaaattttaccaAAAAcactataaattaattaaaaatattttaaaacagatATAATAATTACTTAATAGTATGAACACACGTTATAACAACTACATAATAacttttttatatatgatatcaaCTAGTTGTacttgttaaaaataattttaaaaataaggaaCAACGTTATAATAACTAATCGATAATTGCTACAATTTATAACACTTATTGGTAATTGCTACAATAACACTAAAGTCCCTGGAATTATGATATCGTGGTAGGATATCTAAGTTATCACTCAGGCACCCGTGATTTGATTCCTAACTATAGTATATTTACAGAATTTTTCCCTCTAAATGGGACGCACAACAAACGGATGCTAGACTTCTGGACTGCCTACTGCGCGCTTCCTAATTTACCCTGTGACCGGTGGAAAAATTTCGTGGGACCCGATCGATCACCCCAGggctagtcaatgaggctaactaagtttatcattttttttatcctCTGACCTATGGTGTCGTGGTAGGACATCCAGATTGTCACCCAGGTACCTGTGGTTCGAACCCAGCTATGacatatttgttcaattttttttctccaaatgggacgCACAACAAACGAATGTTAAGCTTTTGTTGAAATTTATCCGGGCGACTGATGGAAAATTTTCATAGGCTGGGCCGGTCACCACAAGACTAGAGAATGAGGTAAACTGGGTTTATTATTTTTACTCCTAGGGTTATGGTACAGCGGTAGAGCATCCAAATTGTCATCTAGGCACCCGTGGTTCAATTCCTAGCTATGACAaatttgtattaatttttttttaaaattgagtcCGTAATCAATGAATGTTGGACTTCTTGACCATCCGCTATGAGAATTTTTCGATTTATGTTTTTATAGGATTTCACTGATTACTTAGGCTAGTTGTGTTTATCATTTACAATAATAACAGATAACTGAGAATGAAATATGATAGACATTTGGCCATTTGGGTCAGCATATTCCCTTCGTAATGTTTACTCAATTATGAAAGTCGGTATAAATTATACTCTAAATTTATAATTGAGCTTATTATAAAAAACATCGTATTATTTCAAATATTGTCACGCTAATGCTAGTCTAATTATTGTCTCCACTCCCTATTAAATCGATCATCCTCTCGCCGAATCCCATTTCTCTCTCAGATTTCCACTAAATCTCTCTTCTCTTCTAGGGTTCATCCAGCTCTCTGCAAAATTCCACCTCTAATTTGTGAATCCATGGCGGATCGCAGGAGATCTCCCAGCAATGGCGTCCAGAAGGCCGTTTGGGCATCCAAGATCGTTTTTTCCCTTCTTGGGATCCTCTCCGTGGTGAGGCTCGCCGTCCCTCCCGCCGCCGGCGTCCTCGCCCCCGCCCTCCCGCGCCTCTGGGCCTCCCTCTGCTCCTGCCTCTCGCCGCCGTATCTCTTCGTTGTCATCCATCTCATCGTCCTCGTCATATGGAAGCTCTCCGACCAGAAGCACCACCACGGGCCGCCGGAGGCGACGGAAGCCGTGAAGATCAAGGCTTTCGAGAGTGCCCCTCCTCCTCCCGCCGCTCAAGCCGTCCCTCTCTCGCCCCGACCTACGCCGGCAACGCCTAAACCCCTAGATCCAGATTCCGACGGCGATCCATTGGACAAGGAGGCGGAGAGCTCGGAGGAGAACGACTCCATGGAAGCAACTTGGAAGGCGATCATGGAGAAGACCCCCCGAGGCGGAGAGAACCCAGGACCGAGGAGGCCGCCTCCGCCTCCATCGCCGCCGCCGGAGGCGACGGAAGCCGTGAAGATCAAGTCTTTCGAGAGTGCCCCTCCTCCTCCCGCTGCTCAAGCTGCCCCTCTCTCGCCCCGACCTACGCCGGCGACGCCTAAACCCCTAGATCCAGATTCCGACGGCAATCCATTGGACAAGGAGGCGGAGAGCTCGGAGGAGAACGACTCTATGGAAGCAACTTGGAAGGCGATCATGGAGAAGACCCCCCGAGGCGGAGAGAACCCAGGACCGAGGAGGCCGCCTCCGCCCCCATCGCCGCCGACGGCGGCCATTCGGGCGAGGCTGCCGTCGGTGACGGGCCGCGACGAGCTGAACCGGCGATTCGACGATTTCATAAAGAAACGACACGATCAAATCCGGCTTCAGAGGCATGAATCGAATCAGAGAAGATTGCAGATGATGGATTCAGGATTCCACTGATCTCTCATTCCAAAACTCTCGAATCTATCTCAAAAGAAAGAGTGATTCATCTGCTGAAAGAAACTCATCGTTCAGGTAACTCGATTTTCtgcaaaaactaaaattaaacttttaattccTTTATTCATTAATTGctcattgttattatttttataattgtagGTTATTTTTAAAAATCGGATGTGGGTTGGATCACTGCTACGAGATTCTGTTGATATGTATTTTCGTTTGCCTTTCTCTTTGTATAGAAGAGGAATCTCAGCGCAATAATAAAATTACTGATCTTCTGACTCGGAGGTCACATGTTAGTGGAAGTATtatgtagtttttttttaattgtaagTATGTTAATGGTTGTtatgattatatattttttttacttctgTAAAAAGTTAATGGTACAGTGACAGATGTCTTTTCAGTTTTTTACCCAATATCAAATTCTAATTCGTGCTATTGAATTTCTTTTAATAgagttaatttaaaattattagatGATATATCCTATTATTAGTATTTCTTAAATTATCCTATTAGTTGGCAAGAATTTTTTATaagattaaattaatcatttCAGAATTAATTGAGGTTACGAGGTAAGCACATTTAAGAATTAAGTCTCAATTTCGATAAATTACCATGGGGCTGAACTAGTCATCTCATGACTAATCAAGGTAAGCACATCTAAGGATTAAGTTTTAGCTTCGGTGAATTAACGAAGTAATTTTCTTTGATGAGCGGTTGACATAAGAATGTTAGACTGATAAGTCGTTTGTTATATGTGTTTCTTGATTTATCCTGGTGGTCAGTGGAAATCTTTTGTAGTACCGAACCGATCACCTCCAAGATTAGTGAACATAAGTTGGATTgcaagcgcttcccgatttattctGGTGGTCTGGGGGGGGACTTCTGTGAAGTCAAGTCGATCCCCTCCAGGATTAGTCAGCATAAGCTAGGGTGTCAAAAATCAACCCAATCCACTAACTCGATCTGAGTCAAttcgaaaaaaatcaggtttaaGTTGGGAGTTTTTGAATTCAGATTGAGGGTTTTTGGATTGGTTTAGTTTTAGGTCGGGTTCAGGTTAATCCGAATGgacaaaatttataatttatgagtttttaggttcaatcaaattttattttaaaaattaaaatattttatgtacataaataaataatataatgtaatataataataataaatcttaagataaaaatgaagaattatagggaaataataaaaaaaatcggGTTCGAGTTAGACGGGTTATTCAGGTTATATTGATTTAAGTTTAGAATGTTCAGGTTGAGTTTAGATTCGAATTGGGTTTAGATTGAGATTTTTTTGGAATAACTGTTCTTCAACCTAACCCGAACCTATCCGACCCACTCAAATTGACACCCCTAACATAAATTAAATACATGGTGTCAACTAAAAAATAacgtcatttttttttcatttattatcaaaAGAACATCTCATCTTAGTACATttccatttttaaaattatccatattttttatgttattgtaataattataaaatcttaTATAATTGTAGCAGTTATGATTTTATAAATATTACACAATTATAGCTCGTATAACTACATAATTATGTTTGTAGGattgagacgtgctagagggTAGGGTGAATAGTTTTCGTGACTTTTTACGTTTTTCGTAAACACAGAATAGGCAACGGAAAGTAAGAAACAAAGAACAACGatacgaaggatttacttggtctGGAGCTTATGACGACTCCTACGCTAAGGTCCGTAATCGTTTatcactttcgttggacaatcactataattccgaaaaatctttacaaatagTAAAATTACAAGTGCAGTAATTTAATTGCAATATACTGACAATGGTGGTGTTGAAATTGCAAGCTTCTGGTTGTTGGCGCGATGTTACGATTCGTCAGATCGTCTTCGGAGCAGCGCGCAAGAGAGTAGTCATGAATTCAAGTTATTTTTGATGCTCTGCTCGTGGACTCCTTTTATGGACCATTGAAGGAGCCTTCAacccattgaaggcacctccagcagtgCAGCTTATCCCCGCAACGTTGGAGATGATAACTTCCGCAATCAGCGAAAGTTATCCCTTCAAAGGTGTCTTCAAGCTCATGGAAGGAGCCTTCAAactcatggaagacaccttccatccagcatctaaggcgccttcaggcacatggaaggcgcctccgcgCTTCTCCACGCGAGCCTTCGGCCAAACCACCCGAGGAGCCTCCAACAGCTCCGAaagcgccttgaacactgtttatcaGAGCTTATTTTGTGTTTTCCACTTCTTGCAAGACATATTGGTCCAAATACAATATATACcatataaaacaaagttagtacaataaaaaaatgattaatgaaATGTTTGACAGTCTcccggactgtccagttctgacttttaGATTTCTCGAAAATCCTAAATTgaatcgacgcctattgttccctcaacggggaacgcatcctcacttaCTTTCCACAGGAGAGAAATTACTTTTTGCCAGATCAATCCTCTAGATTGTCTGGATTTTTGCTCAGCGTCCAAGATGTCAAAACTTCATGCTGAATGTCCGATCCCCAATTCGTCCTGTCTTCCACTTGGTGTCcgcgacccctaggattttcacctagagttctcgactctaggatttcacccaatgtCCTCGACCGTCAGACTTCGCTCAGTCCCCGGGACTTGAACTTcgttgtctaaccgcagctaggactttccataatctagggttacctcccctatgacctagggttacctccccctagggttttccacttgcctagaatcTGTTAGAATCGATTTGTAGctaggggggagtgaatagctcatTGCGATTGTTGTCTTgcttcatgatgatgatatgcagcgaaatAAACCACGAGACACACTTACAACACTAACACGaagaatttatttggtatccacctcaagaatatGTGACTAATACAAGAatccacacatgacacgctcttcactatgaaaaacactccttctcggtaactaccggaggtggagaaacctcatataaGACTCACACAATaagatacaacacacgcaagaagaaaatacaagaatgaaaaatgaaaaaccctcctcttacttGACCTTGTTGATGGAGACGCCTCTGGACCctttggaaagtgcaacaacacttctctTCTAAGCTCTCAGTCCGGCGACGAGTAGTAGTGAATGATCGTGTGAGCGTTACGGAGAAGAAAGCTACCCATGATTTTATACTCGACTCTTCTAGGGCTTCTAATCGATTgggcttgctcccaatcgattgccacgtgagATCCGCGCTATCCCAACCGTTCGTCGCTCGCTACCTGTACAAagatcatatcccaatcgattggggaggcttgaatcgatcggttgatcgattcagagcacctccgTGCTCTGCTGGAAACGGCctgaattgatcgaccgatcgattcaggcttccttGCATTCGCACGAGAAAATCAacccccaattgatcgaccgatcgattgggaaacgtTCTGTGCTCGCGCCATTACTTCACAATCGATTAGCTAATTGATTAAGATGTTGTTTGTCATAGCattgtgcccaatcgatcagctaatcgattgggcttggtccaatttgatcacttgatcaaattgaccaactctagcttgcccgagtcaagtctagggctcccaaacccaacatctagtcaaccgtgacctgttgggattcctcgtgcctagcatctgatcaaccttgacctgttgggactttttcaccaagtgtccggtcaatcctttgacccacttggacttttctcctcgtgccaagtgtccggtcaaccttgacccacttggtcttaccgtctcatgccaagtgtctgatactccatgatccacttggacttccttccaccagatgttcggtcacccttgacccatctggatttctttgtgtcaagtatctggtcacttctttgacctacttggacttcccaacaccaggtgtctgatcaaccttaacccacctggatttccacatgcctggcttcactcatcgggactttcacctacctagcttcactcactaggtctttcacctagcttcactcactaggattttccaattgcctagcttcactcactaggtctttcacctgacttcactcaccaggatttctaactacctggcttcactcaccaagactttcacttgcctaacctccaattaagactttctcaatcaagtattcggtcactcctttgacctacttgactctttttcacatcAAACTGATCAAACCTATactagaggggaattgcaccaacaatctccccaatcagacgattgctcctccaatctccatatattgtcaaacattgaaactcaaacatcaagactcaagcttgagccaactcaagcttagtcaacttggtcaaccttgaccagggATATTGTACTAACATAATTCAttaggacttttgcttaagaacacttaggacttttctgcaagctcagtcacacttgttagatcataagacatcttaacttttgaaccctttgtcattattaaaactcaggtttgattatcTAGTGTTCCCTGTactaattgttagagtgtatactaaaagtctagctttttgtataaatatataagaattacattggtcaaatgcctacatttatgctaagtgtagttgtttatttaatttatattatagataacatggtgtgagaagacacacagaagatcatgttattagatccttataaattataaacagttgctcacagccaagatggaatgggacaaaccattggagtggttatagtgtaattaggtattagtttaccttgactaataaattacactagtacactatgagtgtattgagcaag is a window encoding:
- the LOC121982283 gene encoding ESX-1 secretion-associated protein EspI-like, which translates into the protein MADRRRSPSNGVQKAVWASKIVFSLLGILSVVRLAVPPAAGVLAPALPRLWASLCSCLSPPYLFVVIHLIVLVIWKLSDQKHHHGPPEATEAVKIKAFESAPPPPAAQAVPLSPRPTPATPKPLDPDSDGDPLDKEAESSEENDSMEATWKAIMEKTPRGGENPGPRRPPPPPSPPPEATEAVKIKSFESAPPPPAAQAAPLSPRPTPATPKPLDPDSDGNPLDKEAESSEENDSMEATWKAIMEKTPRGGENPGPRRPPPPPSPPTAAIRARLPSVTGRDELNRRFDDFIKKRHDQIRLQRHESNQRRLQMMDSGFH